One genomic segment of Flagellimonas marinaquae includes these proteins:
- a CDS encoding RagB/SusD family nutrient uptake outer membrane protein: MKRILYIMLCTALFTGCSEDFTDLAPISNRNEADFYNTAEDFEAAVTASYAGLQSTGVYGRGYWTMFEMRSDNTDQGPDATGLARQYTEINAFTEDALNEQVTSAWSESYRVIANCNVILDRIPNVELDAALSDQLAGEALFIRSLMYYHLAIGFGNIPLQLTPFVAGDELTQVDETTVLQQLVTDLTTAEQGLPVSYSGSEVGKATKGAAATLLAKVLLTLGENSAAETVLRRIIANYGYELVPNYSDLWGVSNENNVESIFEVQYISGGIGQGSLFTNDFSPSTDLQTGSGFGRNRPTQSMMDAYEDGDLRYDVSMAATYENLEGETVEQLHVKKYQSDLAIENDSDINFVVFRYADVLLMLAEALGETSESYDLINEVRNRAGLADIDASSPGTFEEKLLQERRVELAFENHRWADLKRFNATDKVIDAEDFITGTKEYFYIPQREMDINPNFVQN, translated from the coding sequence ATGAAACGAATTCTATATATAATGCTATGCACGGCACTATTTACCGGGTGTAGTGAAGATTTTACCGATCTAGCACCAATTTCCAATAGGAACGAGGCGGACTTCTATAACACTGCGGAAGATTTTGAAGCCGCTGTTACCGCCAGTTATGCCGGTCTTCAAAGCACTGGTGTTTATGGTAGAGGGTATTGGACCATGTTCGAGATGCGAAGCGATAATACAGATCAAGGTCCGGATGCTACCGGATTGGCACGTCAGTATACCGAAATAAATGCATTTACCGAAGACGCCTTGAACGAGCAGGTTACCTCTGCATGGAGCGAATCTTACAGGGTAATAGCCAATTGTAACGTTATCTTGGATCGTATTCCAAATGTTGAGTTGGACGCAGCACTTAGTGATCAACTTGCTGGTGAAGCATTGTTTATTCGATCTTTAATGTACTACCATTTGGCAATCGGTTTTGGCAATATTCCCTTGCAGTTGACCCCATTTGTGGCTGGAGACGAGCTTACGCAAGTGGACGAAACTACAGTGCTACAACAATTGGTCACCGACTTGACCACTGCAGAACAAGGTTTGCCAGTATCCTACAGCGGAAGCGAAGTGGGTAAAGCGACCAAGGGAGCTGCAGCAACATTGTTGGCCAAAGTATTGTTGACATTGGGAGAAAATTCCGCCGCAGAAACCGTGCTCAGAAGAATTATTGCCAACTATGGTTACGAATTAGTACCAAATTATTCGGATCTATGGGGCGTGTCCAACGAGAACAATGTAGAGTCCATTTTCGAAGTGCAGTATATCAGTGGAGGAATTGGTCAAGGTAGTTTGTTTACCAACGATTTTTCACCAAGTACCGATCTGCAGACCGGATCTGGTTTTGGTAGAAACCGTCCAACGCAATCTATGATGGATGCTTACGAAGATGGAGATTTGAGATATGATGTTTCCATGGCAGCTACTTACGAAAACCTTGAAGGTGAAACCGTTGAGCAGCTACATGTGAAGAAATATCAATCAGATTTGGCCATAGAAAACGATTCTGATATCAATTTTGTGGTGTTCCGTTATGCCGATGTATTGTTGATGCTTGCCGAAGCCTTGGGTGAAACATCAGAAAGCTACGATTTGATAAATGAAGTTAGAAATAGAGCAGGATTGGCAGATATCGATGCATCCAGCCCAGGAACTTTTGAAGAAAAGTTGTTGCAGGAAAGAAGAGTTGAACTCGCTTTTGAGAACCATCGATGGGCAGATCTTAAACGTTTCAATGCAACGGATAAGGTAATTGATGCAGAGGACTTTATAACAGGCACAAAAGAATATTTCTATATCCCACAAAGGGAGATGGACATCAATCCAAATTTTGTGCAAAACTAA
- a CDS encoding PIG-L deacetylase family protein — MRKLIMAVCLCFAVATLQAQQKKVLNILAIGAHPDDCDSKFGGTAALFAKMGHNVKFLSLTNGDAGHHAMGGGILGKKRRQESVNAAKALGIAEYEVLDNHDGELLPTLNVRLEVIRRIRDWNADIVLGLRPNDYHPDHRNAGSVVQDAAYMNIVPNVAPDTPPLKKNPVFLYMSDHFQKPYPFIKDIAVIVDDVIDVKVKGLAAHDSQMFEWLPWTRGVDLSTIPTEEKARLAWLKERWMDRKPDASTLEAVKKWYPNVDVSKVKQVEVFEICEYGKQPTEEEIKEMFPMLGSK; from the coding sequence ATGAGAAAGTTAATTATGGCTGTTTGCTTATGCTTTGCCGTGGCAACATTGCAGGCACAACAAAAAAAAGTGTTGAATATTCTGGCCATCGGAGCACACCCGGATGATTGTGATTCCAAATTTGGTGGAACTGCAGCTTTGTTCGCTAAAATGGGACATAATGTAAAGTTCCTATCGTTGACCAATGGTGATGCAGGCCACCATGCAATGGGAGGCGGTATTTTAGGCAAAAAGCGAAGACAAGAATCTGTAAATGCCGCTAAGGCATTGGGTATTGCAGAGTACGAAGTATTGGACAATCACGATGGTGAATTGTTGCCTACTTTAAATGTTCGTTTGGAGGTAATCCGCAGAATACGTGATTGGAACGCAGATATTGTTTTGGGCCTTAGACCCAACGATTATCACCCAGACCATAGAAATGCAGGTTCAGTGGTACAAGATGCAGCTTACATGAACATAGTTCCCAATGTAGCTCCCGATACCCCACCACTAAAAAAGAACCCGGTATTCCTTTACATGAGCGATCATTTCCAAAAGCCTTATCCATTCATAAAGGATATAGCGGTAATTGTGGACGATGTAATCGATGTAAAAGTAAAAGGTTTGGCAGCTCACGATTCCCAGATGTTCGAATGGTTGCCTTGGACAAGAGGTGTAGACCTTTCTACCATACCAACAGAGGAAAAAGCAAGATTGGCATGGCTAAAAGAAAGATGGATGGACAGAAAACCGGATGCAAGCACATTGGAAGCTGTTAAAAAATGGTACCCAAATGTAGATGTGTCAAAAGTTAAACAAGTAGAGGTTTTCGAAATTTGTGAATACGGAAAGCAACCTACCGAAGAGGAAATCAAAGAAATGTTCCCAATGTTGGGTTCTAAATAA
- a CDS encoding MFS transporter, whose protein sequence is MENSKPTTKRYIHIIGLVMIVFFVISFITNILNSIIVDVKDSFDLSLTLTGLLPFTFFIAYGIMSIPAGFLSEKYSERTLLSVSFLVMALASLGFALLPQYAVFSITLFVLGCCMAVLQVIINPMLRVAGGEEHFAFNSVLAQLVFGAASFLSPYLYKYLVSKDNTDDTLAETLRGWVPQDLPWASLYIVFAAIALILFFYVFFTKYPKFEKTEEEKAGDRSSYWDLLKNKWTILYFLGIFCYVGTEQGVGNWISQFLSQYHGLDPQTVGANTVSYFWAMLTVGCLLGLLLLKFMDSRKLLILATSITIICLVVALTGSAQMALIGFPMVGFFISVMYSIIFSLALNSVKEHHGSLSGILCTGIAGGAVIPFIVGGLGEIMSLQSGMFFLIIPLGFILSIGFWAKPLVNNKTISLKKD, encoded by the coding sequence ATGGAGAACAGCAAGCCCACGACCAAAAGGTATATACATATTATAGGCTTGGTAATGATCGTATTTTTTGTGATATCGTTCATTACTAATATCCTTAATTCGATTATCGTTGATGTAAAGGACAGTTTTGACCTTAGTCTAACATTGACAGGATTATTGCCTTTCACCTTTTTTATAGCCTATGGGATTATGTCCATACCGGCCGGGTTTTTATCAGAAAAATACAGTGAACGGACACTACTATCCGTTTCATTTTTGGTCATGGCGCTTGCTTCCCTGGGTTTTGCCCTATTACCGCAATACGCTGTTTTTAGTATTACCCTTTTTGTATTGGGTTGTTGTATGGCCGTATTGCAGGTTATTATCAATCCAATGTTGCGCGTAGCGGGCGGCGAAGAGCATTTTGCCTTCAACTCGGTACTGGCACAATTGGTATTTGGTGCAGCCTCCTTTTTAAGTCCCTATTTGTACAAATATTTGGTGAGCAAGGACAACACGGACGATACCTTGGCAGAAACATTGCGCGGATGGGTCCCACAAGATTTACCATGGGCCTCATTGTATATCGTTTTTGCAGCAATCGCATTGATCTTGTTCTTTTATGTATTCTTTACCAAGTATCCGAAATTTGAAAAAACGGAAGAGGAAAAAGCTGGGGACCGTAGTTCTTACTGGGACCTTTTAAAAAATAAATGGACCATACTTTACTTTCTGGGAATATTTTGTTACGTGGGAACGGAACAAGGGGTAGGTAACTGGATATCACAGTTCCTAAGTCAATATCACGGACTGGATCCACAAACGGTAGGTGCGAATACAGTATCCTATTTCTGGGCCATGTTGACCGTAGGCTGTTTACTGGGATTGTTATTGCTCAAGTTTATGGATAGCCGAAAACTCTTGATTTTGGCCACGTCCATTACCATAATATGCTTGGTGGTGGCACTTACCGGTTCCGCCCAAATGGCATTGATCGGCTTCCCAATGGTAGGCTTCTTTATCTCTGTAATGTATTCCATAATATTCTCATTGGCCTTGAATTCAGTCAAGGAACATCATGGATCATTATCCGGAATTTTATGTACCGGTATAGCTGGTGGAGCCGTAATACCCTTCATAGTTGGAGGGCTAGGGGAAATCATGTCCCTACAATCGGGAATGTTCTTTCTGATCATTCCTTTGGGCTTTATCCTATCTATCGGATTTTGGGCCAAACCTTTAGTAAACAATAAAACCATCAGCTTAAAGAAAGACTAG
- a CDS encoding ROK family protein, producing the protein MAEETRTVLGVDIGGTKIKTGRVLGTQVERTGFSMVDKNDSLETSLVKLYETIEEVMNDSVTAIGVGVPAVVDADSGVVFDVQNIPSWKKVPLKQLLQDKFNVPVFLNNDANCFALGEKHFGKATDYKNCVALSLGTGLGMGIIIENKLYNGVLCGAGEVGMLSYKDGILEQYTGSFFFEDAYGTSARILYAKALENDIKAIAAFKEYGMHLGEAIKNILYLFAPEAIILGGSISKAHPLFKSALDDALKTFAYQKQLENFKIEISDLVDSPILGAAALCL; encoded by the coding sequence GTGGCAGAAGAAACACGAACAGTTTTGGGAGTGGATATCGGAGGAACCAAGATCAAAACAGGCAGGGTTTTGGGAACACAAGTGGAACGGACAGGTTTTTCCATGGTGGATAAAAATGATTCCCTGGAAACTTCACTGGTCAAATTATACGAAACCATTGAAGAAGTGATGAACGACTCCGTTACCGCCATTGGCGTAGGTGTGCCGGCAGTGGTCGACGCAGATTCCGGCGTGGTGTTCGATGTACAGAACATTCCATCTTGGAAAAAAGTACCATTAAAGCAACTCTTACAGGATAAGTTCAATGTACCGGTTTTCTTAAACAACGATGCCAATTGTTTTGCATTGGGAGAAAAGCATTTTGGAAAAGCTACCGATTATAAAAATTGTGTAGCCCTTTCCTTGGGAACCGGTCTCGGTATGGGAATCATAATAGAAAATAAATTGTACAACGGAGTTTTGTGTGGTGCAGGGGAAGTTGGAATGCTATCGTACAAAGATGGAATTTTGGAACAGTACACGGGCAGTTTCTTTTTTGAAGATGCCTATGGTACATCTGCAAGAATTCTCTACGCAAAAGCTTTGGAAAATGATATAAAAGCTATCGCTGCCTTTAAAGAATATGGTATGCATCTGGGCGAAGCGATAAAGAACATATTGTATTTGTTTGCTCCGGAAGCCATAATTCTAGGTGGCTCCATAAGTAAAGCCCATCCTCTATTTAAATCCGCATTGGATGATGCGCTCAAAACATTCGCATACCAAAAGCAATTAGAAAATTTTAAAATAGAAATCTCGGATCTGGTGGATTCGCCCATCTTGGGTGCTGCTGCACTTTGTCTTTAA
- a CDS encoding SLC13 family permease → MSYKKFGLVLGPLLFILIQLFFKDETLSVQGKNVLAATVWIGVWWVFEVLPIAVTALLPILMFPLLDAVALSDTTASYGHKYVFLFMGGFILAAAIEKWNLHKRIALQIIKTIGTNMYTIVLGFMVATAFLSMWISNTATTVMVIPMAVSIVKQLKDNPDTPEDENKIFSKLLMLAIAYAASIGGIATLIGTPPNLVFAGFVQKTYGVDISFWQWMKYGLPVSSILLILAWLYLTRIAFPLKQTRFPGGKEEINRLLAELGPLGTEEKRVLFVFVFTAFCWITRSFLLQQFMPNMDDTIIAIGAAIILFMIPANKTGEPLINWREAVQIPWGIILLFGGGMAIAKGFRDTGLANYLGGQMTVFESLPLFVLLLLIITCVNFLTEVTSNLATTAMMLPVLAPLAITLGVNPYLLMVACTSAASCAFMLPVATPPNAVVFGSGYLRIQDMVRTGFLMNILSIIIMAIAVFFVLPYLWGL, encoded by the coding sequence ATGTCCTACAAGAAATTCGGCCTGGTATTAGGCCCACTACTTTTTATCCTGATTCAGTTATTCTTTAAAGATGAAACACTCTCCGTACAGGGCAAAAACGTGCTGGCGGCCACCGTGTGGATTGGAGTATGGTGGGTTTTTGAAGTGTTGCCCATTGCGGTCACCGCTTTATTGCCCATACTAATGTTCCCCCTTTTGGATGCTGTTGCATTGAGCGATACCACTGCGAGCTATGGACACAAGTATGTTTTTCTGTTTATGGGTGGTTTTATTTTGGCGGCAGCTATTGAAAAGTGGAACCTTCATAAGAGGATAGCACTGCAGATCATTAAAACCATCGGAACCAATATGTACACCATTGTATTGGGATTTATGGTGGCCACTGCGTTTCTTTCCATGTGGATCTCCAATACGGCAACAACCGTAATGGTAATCCCAATGGCCGTTTCCATTGTAAAACAATTAAAGGACAATCCGGATACACCAGAGGATGAAAATAAAATATTCAGTAAATTATTAATGCTGGCCATTGCCTATGCCGCTTCGATCGGTGGGATTGCAACTTTAATTGGAACACCCCCAAATTTGGTATTTGCCGGATTCGTTCAGAAGACCTACGGCGTGGATATTAGCTTTTGGCAATGGATGAAATATGGACTGCCCGTATCTTCTATACTTTTAATACTGGCCTGGCTTTATCTTACTCGAATTGCATTTCCTTTAAAACAGACCCGGTTTCCAGGGGGCAAAGAAGAAATAAATAGGCTATTGGCCGAATTGGGACCCTTGGGAACAGAAGAAAAGCGGGTATTGTTCGTATTTGTGTTCACGGCCTTTTGTTGGATCACAAGATCGTTCTTGTTACAGCAGTTTATGCCCAATATGGACGATACCATTATAGCCATAGGTGCAGCAATTATCCTTTTTATGATTCCGGCCAATAAAACAGGTGAGCCCTTGATTAACTGGAGAGAAGCGGTACAAATACCATGGGGAATCATATTATTGTTTGGTGGAGGTATGGCAATTGCAAAAGGATTCCGGGATACTGGTTTGGCCAACTATCTTGGTGGACAAATGACAGTTTTTGAAAGCTTGCCATTGTTCGTTTTACTGCTTTTGATCATAACCTGTGTAAACTTTTTGACCGAAGTTACCTCAAATTTGGCCACTACCGCCATGATGCTGCCCGTACTGGCACCGTTGGCGATAACGCTTGGCGTAAACCCTTATTTATTAATGGTCGCGTGTACTTCGGCCGCATCTTGTGCATTTATGCTTCCTGTGGCCACACCACCCAATGCTGTGGTATTTGGTTCGGGCTATCTACGTATACAGGATATGGTACGAACCGGATTTTTAATGAATATATTGTCCATAATAATTATGGCAATTGCGGTATTCTTTGTTTTGCCATACCTGTGGGGGCTCTAA
- a CDS encoding ATP cone domain-containing protein, producing the protein MANNKLQITKSSGEQVKFSIDKLERSLQHSGANEEMVQEVVSRVVDELYPGISTREIHNRAFALLKKKKSIYAFKYKLKKAIYELGPTGFPFEKFISGILYYSGYKTQVGEMVHGTCVAHEIDVLAIKNGTMNVIECKFHGDDGLKCNVKVPLYINARYQDVKAPMESNKEKNYTSTLGWVVTNTRFTKDALAYGNCVGLYLLSWDYPDGDGLKERIDRLRLYPITVSTLLSGREKQFLLERGVVLCRQLEKDSFYLDHLGLSNGRKQRILKEMKSLCNS; encoded by the coding sequence ATGGCAAACAATAAACTCCAAATTACTAAATCTTCCGGTGAACAGGTCAAGTTTTCCATCGATAAATTGGAAAGATCGCTTCAGCACTCTGGTGCCAACGAAGAAATGGTACAAGAGGTCGTAAGTAGGGTAGTGGATGAATTGTATCCCGGAATTTCGACCCGGGAAATCCATAATAGAGCATTTGCCCTTCTTAAAAAGAAAAAATCCATTTATGCATTCAAATACAAATTAAAAAAAGCCATTTACGAACTGGGCCCGACCGGATTTCCTTTTGAAAAGTTCATCAGTGGGATTCTATATTATTCAGGATACAAGACACAAGTTGGTGAAATGGTCCACGGTACCTGCGTTGCCCACGAAATAGATGTTTTGGCCATTAAAAATGGTACAATGAACGTAATCGAGTGTAAATTTCATGGAGATGATGGACTAAAATGCAATGTAAAAGTACCATTATATATCAATGCACGATACCAAGATGTAAAAGCACCCATGGAATCCAACAAAGAGAAGAATTACACATCCACCCTTGGTTGGGTTGTGACCAACACAAGATTTACCAAAGATGCCCTTGCTTACGGCAATTGTGTGGGATTGTATTTATTGAGCTGGGACTATCCGGATGGCGATGGACTTAAGGAAAGGATAGATAGGTTGCGGTTATACCCCATCACCGTATCCACATTATTATCGGGTAGGGAAAAACAGTTTTTGCTGGAACGCGGCGTAGTGCTTTGCAGGCAATTGGAAAAAGATAGTTTTTACCTAGACCACCTGGGCTTATCCAATGGCAGAAAACAGCGGATTCTTAAAGAAATGAAATCATTGTGCAATTCGTAA
- a CDS encoding MBL fold metallo-hydrolase RNA specificity domain-containing protein, protein MNKLEIHFLGGSGTVTGSKFYLHTEEIKILVDCGLFQGIKALREKNWERLPIDVSQIDYVLLTHGHLDHCGYLPLLVKQGFRGKILGTGPSLDIARIILEDSAKIQEEEAERANKEAYSKHHPALPLYTAEDVAFALKFFEQVDEGGQVSLSEHCDARFLYNGHIIGSTYIEIDLFGKRLVFSGDVGRQQDELLDPPKQPEWADYLFVESTYGDRLHPIEDVGQKLVELVNDTLYKKGTLIIPSFAVERLQSLMYQLWKLYKKNKIPNIPIFVDSPMGNNVLEVFEHYPDWHKLTPVEYRNMCNHINIVSSYAETWETIDDPRAKIVIAGSGMVTGGRVLTYIKQLGDMISTSILLVGYQAEETRGRKLLEGATELKIYGKTIPINAQVHHLESLSAHADQGELVNWMGSIKNVPEKVFLVHGEKSAMEAYKDKIRESFGWDCHIPNIHEVVEIIL, encoded by the coding sequence ATGAATAAACTGGAAATACACTTTTTGGGCGGGTCTGGGACTGTTACGGGATCTAAGTTTTATTTGCACACCGAAGAAATAAAAATTTTGGTGGATTGTGGATTGTTCCAAGGTATTAAGGCGCTACGGGAAAAAAATTGGGAACGCTTGCCCATAGATGTTTCCCAGATCGACTATGTTTTGCTCACCCACGGACACCTGGATCATTGTGGGTATTTGCCTCTTTTGGTAAAACAAGGTTTTCGAGGAAAAATTTTAGGGACCGGACCAAGTTTGGACATTGCAAGGATCATTCTGGAAGACAGTGCCAAAATACAAGAGGAAGAGGCAGAAAGAGCAAATAAAGAGGCATACAGCAAACACCATCCGGCGCTGCCATTGTACACTGCCGAAGATGTGGCTTTCGCTTTGAAGTTCTTTGAGCAAGTCGACGAAGGCGGGCAAGTTTCATTGTCCGAGCATTGCGATGCCCGATTCCTGTACAATGGACATATTATTGGTTCAACCTATATAGAAATTGATCTATTCGGTAAACGCCTGGTTTTTTCCGGGGATGTGGGAAGGCAGCAAGATGAATTACTGGATCCACCAAAACAACCCGAATGGGCCGATTATCTATTTGTGGAAAGCACTTATGGAGATAGGCTACATCCCATAGAGGATGTTGGGCAGAAGCTGGTAGAGCTGGTCAATGATACCTTGTACAAAAAAGGGACCTTGATTATACCTTCTTTTGCGGTGGAACGATTACAATCGCTCATGTACCAATTGTGGAAACTCTACAAAAAGAACAAGATTCCCAATATCCCCATTTTTGTGGATAGTCCTATGGGCAACAATGTTCTGGAAGTATTTGAACATTACCCTGACTGGCATAAACTTACACCCGTGGAGTACCGGAATATGTGTAACCATATCAATATTGTGAGTTCTTATGCCGAAACCTGGGAAACCATTGACGACCCCAGGGCAAAAATTGTAATTGCCGGTAGCGGTATGGTAACGGGAGGAAGGGTTCTTACCTACATTAAACAATTGGGCGATATGATATCCACTTCGATATTACTTGTTGGGTACCAGGCGGAAGAAACTCGTGGAAGAAAACTTCTCGAAGGAGCGACAGAACTCAAGATCTATGGCAAAACAATACCCATAAATGCACAGGTACACCACTTGGAAAGCTTATCCGCACATGCGGACCAAGGTGAGTTGGTGAACTGGATGGGCTCCATTAAAAACGTTCCGGAAAAAGTGTTCCTGGTACATGGCGAAAAGTCCGCAATGGAAGCCTACAAGGATAAAATTCGGGAAAGTTTTGGTTGGGATTGCCATATCCCGAACATCCACGAAGTTGTTGAAATTATACTATAA
- the upp gene encoding uracil phosphoribosyltransferase — MIIHQFDQTNSVLNTFISEIRDVEIQKDSMRFRRNIERIGEVLAYELSRSLDYEAREIQTPLGTKKTFGCKDDLVLCSVLRAGLPLHQGMLNYFDRAENAFISAYRHHPNDDDDFEVIVKYFAAPSLDGKVLVLTDPMLATGKTLENVLNALKSHGTPKQIHILSVIGSKSGIAKVEKVFPSDTQLWIATVDEHLTSKGYIIPGLGDAGDLSYGPKL; from the coding sequence ATGATCATACATCAATTTGACCAGACCAATTCGGTACTCAATACATTTATTTCCGAAATTAGGGATGTGGAGATCCAAAAGGATTCCATGCGTTTTCGAAGAAACATTGAACGAATAGGCGAAGTTCTAGCTTATGAATTGAGTCGGTCCTTGGATTATGAAGCGAGAGAAATACAAACGCCTTTGGGCACCAAAAAAACCTTTGGATGTAAGGACGACCTAGTGCTTTGTTCGGTCCTAAGGGCCGGATTGCCCCTACATCAGGGCATGTTAAATTATTTTGACCGGGCCGAGAATGCCTTTATTTCGGCGTACAGACACCACCCCAACGATGATGATGATTTTGAAGTGATCGTAAAATATTTTGCCGCACCATCTTTGGATGGTAAGGTTTTGGTGCTCACCGACCCCATGCTGGCAACAGGAAAAACTTTGGAGAATGTGCTCAATGCCCTAAAGAGTCATGGAACACCAAAACAGATTCATATCCTATCGGTAATTGGTTCCAAATCTGGGATTGCCAAAGTGGAAAAGGTCTTTCCAAGCGACACTCAACTTTGGATAGCTACTGTGGACGAACACTTAACGAGCAAAGGCTATATTATTCCAGGTCTTGGTGATGCTGGTGATTTAAGTTATGGCCCTAAACTGTAA
- a CDS encoding DnaJ C-terminal domain-containing protein: MEFIDYYKVLGVDKKASPEQIKKAYRKLARKYHPDLNPNDAEAEKNFKRVNEAHEVLSDTEKRKKYDEYGKDWQHAEAFEKNKRSRTQYAGQNDFEGYTYRRTGGSNQDFSDFFESMFGGASSFGSKGQKVHFRGQDYNAQLQLSLMDVYTTQKQTLTVNGKSIRLTIPAGIEDGQTIKIKGHGGPGIDGGPAGDLYITFFIVNHTAFKRDGANLYKTVQIPLVKAVLGGDIQVETLTGRVKLKLAPGTDSGTKVKLKGKGFPKYKKEGEFGDLYLTYTVKIPKHLTQEQKSLFESLAKTNLA, from the coding sequence ATGGAGTTTATCGATTATTATAAGGTTTTGGGGGTTGATAAAAAGGCGTCGCCCGAACAAATAAAAAAGGCATATCGCAAATTAGCGAGGAAATATCATCCAGATCTTAACCCGAATGATGCCGAAGCGGAGAAAAACTTTAAACGGGTCAACGAGGCCCATGAGGTACTCTCGGATACCGAAAAAAGGAAAAAGTACGACGAATATGGCAAGGACTGGCAGCACGCCGAAGCGTTTGAAAAAAACAAGCGATCCCGCACCCAATATGCTGGACAAAATGATTTTGAAGGGTATACCTATCGTCGCACTGGAGGGTCGAACCAAGATTTTTCCGATTTTTTCGAGTCCATGTTCGGTGGAGCATCAAGTTTTGGTTCCAAAGGCCAAAAGGTCCATTTTCGTGGTCAAGATTACAATGCCCAGCTCCAATTGTCGTTGATGGATGTGTACACGACACAAAAACAGACCCTTACCGTTAACGGAAAAAGTATCCGATTGACCATCCCTGCCGGTATCGAGGACGGACAGACCATTAAAATAAAAGGACATGGAGGTCCGGGAATCGATGGAGGCCCTGCCGGGGACCTTTACATTACATTTTTCATTGTAAACCATACCGCTTTTAAACGAGATGGAGCAAACCTGTACAAGACGGTTCAAATTCCTTTGGTGAAAGCGGTACTTGGAGGCGATATTCAGGTCGAAACTTTAACGGGTAGGGTTAAATTAAAACTGGCACCGGGGACCGATAGTGGCACCAAAGTTAAACTCAAAGGGAAAGGATTTCCTAAATATAAGAAAGAAGGAGAATTTGGGGACCTCTATTTAACCTATACCGTTAAAATTCCAAAGCACCTTACACAAGAACAGAAAAGCCTCTTCGAATCCTTGGCAAAGACCAATCTAGCATAG
- a CDS encoding chaperone modulator CbpM yields MKKENFISIKTFCENHGVGESFIYSMYEYEILQVQQEKEAGMLHLDDLPLLEKMVRLHHDLDINPEGIQAVHHLLGQVESLQQEVASLKKKLDRLE; encoded by the coding sequence ATGAAAAAAGAAAACTTTATATCCATCAAAACATTTTGTGAAAACCATGGGGTAGGCGAATCTTTTATCTATTCCATGTACGAATACGAAATTTTGCAGGTCCAACAGGAAAAAGAAGCGGGAATGCTCCACCTGGACGATCTTCCCCTTTTGGAAAAAATGGTGCGTCTGCATCATGACCTCGATATAAACCCGGAAGGGATACAAGCCGTACACCATCTTTTGGGGCAGGTGGAAAGTTTACAGCAAGAGGTCGCCTCACTTAAAAAGAAACTGGACAGATTGGAGTAA
- a CDS encoding universal stress protein: MKKILVPVDFSEHSEYALHVAAIIAKQHNAGIVLLHMIGMSDSVLANSEIAEEAEAKYYLNLAKDKIKQYTEKEYLKGISLEAIIQNYKDFEEVNNVAEEKNCDLVVMGSHGTSGISELFVGSNTEKVVRTSNVPVIVIKKPHQDFTIKKMVMATDFANKSVSAYIKADTFAKLFNASLEVVYVNTTGANFIGYDIVDKRLEAFKKELGKDVNINFYSSPSVERGILKYCQEKNADLLVIPTHGRKGLAHFVVGSLAENVSNHAQMPVMTIKM; encoded by the coding sequence ATGAAAAAAATACTGGTTCCCGTTGATTTTTCCGAACACTCGGAATATGCTTTGCATGTAGCCGCCATTATTGCCAAACAGCATAATGCAGGCATTGTTTTGCTTCATATGATCGGAATGTCCGATTCGGTTCTGGCCAATTCCGAGATCGCAGAGGAGGCAGAAGCCAAATACTATCTTAACTTGGCGAAGGATAAAATCAAACAATATACAGAAAAAGAATACCTCAAAGGAATATCGCTAGAGGCCATTATCCAAAACTACAAAGACTTTGAGGAGGTAAATAATGTGGCCGAAGAGAAAAATTGTGATTTGGTGGTGATGGGGTCTCACGGTACCAGCGGGATAAGCGAGCTTTTTGTTGGGTCCAATACGGAAAAAGTGGTACGTACATCCAATGTTCCGGTAATAGTGATCAAAAAACCACACCAAGATTTTACCATAAAGAAAATGGTCATGGCCACTGATTTTGCCAATAAAAGTGTATCTGCTTATATTAAGGCCGATACCTTTGCCAAATTGTTCAATGCTAGTTTAGAAGTGGTCTATGTGAATACCACAGGGGCCAACTTCATTGGATACGACATTGTGGATAAAAGACTGGAAGCCTTTAAAAAAGAGCTGGGCAAGGACGTCAACATTAATTTCTACAGTAGCCCAAGTGTAGAACGCGGAATTCTTAAGTATTGTCAGGAAAAGAATGCCGATCTATTGGTAATTCCAACACATGGTAGAAAAGGTCTGGCACATTTTGTTGTGGGCAGTTTGGCCGAAAATGTTTCCAACCATGCGCAAATGCCTGTTATGACGATAAAAATGTGA